In Phyllostomus discolor isolate MPI-MPIP mPhyDis1 chromosome 3, mPhyDis1.pri.v3, whole genome shotgun sequence, a single genomic region encodes these proteins:
- the GCNT1 gene encoding beta-1,3-galactosyl-O-glycosyl-glycoprotein beta-1,6-N-acetylglucosaminyltransferase, protein MLKKLLRRRLFSYPAKYYFLFLVFSLVTYSVLRIYQKPEFVSIEHLDLVGDNPSSNINCTKVLLGDVDEVEKVKLEILTVKFRKRPQWTTYDYINMTSDCTSFIKRRKYIVEPLSKEEAEFPIAYSIVVHHKIEMLDRLLRAIYMPQNFYCIHVDKKSEDSFLAAVIGIASCFSNVFVASQLETVVYASWSRVQADLNCMQDLYKMSTDWKYLINLCGMDFPIKTNLEIVRKLKSLMGENNLETEKMPPHKKERWKKHYTVVNGKLTNTGTDKTHPPLETPLFSGSAYFVVSRKYVEYVLENEQIQKFVDWAKDTYSPDEYLWATIQRIPEVPGSLPLSHKYDMSDMQAIARFVMWQYFEGDVSKGAPYPPCNGVHVRSVCVFGAGDLNWILRNHHLFANKFDVDVDPFAIQCLDEHLRHKALETLKH, encoded by the coding sequence ATGCTGAAGAAGTTGCTGAGGAGGAGACTTTTTTCTTATCCCGCTAAATACTActtcttgtttcttgttttttctctagTCACTTACTCTGTTCTAAGAATTTATCAAAAGCCCGAGTTTGTGAGCATCGAACATTTGGATCTGGTCGGAGATAATCCTAGTAGTAATATCAATTGTACCAAGGTTTTACTGGGTGATGTAGATGAAGTTGAAAAGGTAAAGCTTGAGATTTTAACTGTGAAGTTTAGAAAGCGCCCTCAGTGGACAACTTATGACTATATAAACATGACTAGTGATTGTACTTCCTTCATCAAGAGGCGCAAATATATTGTAGAACCCCTTAGCAAAGAAGAAGCAGAGTTTCCAATAGCATATTCCATAGTGGTTCATCACAAAATCGAAATGCTTGACAGGCTCCTGAGGGCCATCTACATGCCTCAGAATTTCTATTGCATTCACGTGGACAAAAAATCAGAGGATTCCTTTTTGGCGGCAGTGATCGGTATTGCGTCCTGTTTCAGTAATGTCTTCGTGGCCAGTCAGCTGGAGACCGTGGTGTATGCGTCGTGGAGTAGGGTTCAGGCCGACCTCAACTGTATGCAGGACCTCTACAAAATGAGTACAGACTGGAAGTACTTGATAAATCTCTGTGGTATGGATTTTCCAATTAAAACCAACCTGGAAATTGTCAGGAAACTCAAGTCGTTAATGGGAGAAAACAACCTAGAGACAGAGAAAATGCCACCCCATAAAAAAGAAAGGTGGAAAAAACATTATACGGTCGTTAATGGAAAGCTGACAAATACAGGGACTGACAAAACGCACCCTCCTCTGGAAACACCTCTGTTTTCGGGCAGTGCCTATTTTGTGGTCAGTAGGAAGTATGTGGAGTACGTGCTAGAGAATGAACAAATCCAAAAGTTTGTGGACTGGGCAAAAGACACATACAGCCCAGATGAGTATCTCTGGGCCACCATTCAGAGGATCCCTGAAGTTCCAGGCTCACTGCCCTTAAGCCATAAGTATGACATGTCTGACATGCAGGCGATTGCTAGGTTTGTCATGTGGCAGTACTTTGAAGGCGACGTTTCCAAGGGCGCCCCCTATCCACCCTGCAACGGCGTCCACGTGCGCTCCGTGTGTGTCTTTGGAGCAGGTGACTTGAACTGGATACTGCGCAACCACCACTTGTTTGCCAATAAGTTTGACGTGGACGTTGACCCCTTTGCCATCCAGTGTTTAGATGAACATCTAAGGCATAAAGCTCTGGAGACATTAAAACACTGA